In Synechococcus sp. KORDI-100, a single window of DNA contains:
- a CDS encoding ComF family protein — translation MLNGILKAARSLLVEPSCPFCRQPVDAFASGLPCPDCRRRLGVPSAVLKGEDPLPWQALAHYSGAVRTFVNRQRKAPEPSRLNGLVQLLADRCTVEKDAVLVPIPSWRRQQRRSFADLIATGLGMEHRPILRRTRAGVGQHNLNRQQRLANLRGVFSVDNTGVAHNNDRIIWLVDDILTTGGTAMAARSALEASGHRVAGLICLARTPSPCRDLRYRRRQGDTPG, via the coding sequence TTGCTGAATGGCATTCTCAAGGCTGCCCGCAGCCTTCTGGTTGAACCCAGCTGCCCGTTCTGCCGGCAACCCGTCGATGCCTTTGCGAGCGGCCTGCCCTGCCCGGACTGTCGCCGACGACTGGGGGTTCCTTCAGCCGTGCTGAAAGGGGAGGACCCGCTGCCGTGGCAAGCCCTCGCCCACTATTCCGGAGCAGTCCGAACATTTGTCAACAGGCAGCGCAAGGCCCCCGAACCCTCTCGGCTGAATGGCCTGGTTCAGCTTCTGGCTGATCGCTGCACTGTCGAGAAGGATGCGGTGCTGGTGCCGATACCAAGCTGGCGTCGCCAACAACGACGGTCTTTTGCTGACCTGATTGCAACCGGCCTGGGGATGGAGCATCGACCGATCCTGCGGCGGACCCGTGCTGGCGTTGGTCAGCACAACCTGAATCGCCAGCAGCGGCTCGCCAATCTTCGGGGAGTCTTCAGTGTCGACAACACGGGTGTCGCGCACAACAACGATCGCATCATCTGGCTTGTCGACGACATTCTCACCACCGGTGGGACAGCCATGGCGGCCCGTTCAGCTCTCGAGGCATCCGGCCATCGCGTCGCAGGCCTGATCTGTCTTGCCCGCACCCCATCCCCATGCCGTGATTTAAGATATCGCCGTCGCCAAGGCGACACGCCGGGATAG
- a CDS encoding DUF2470 domain-containing protein, with protein sequence MPADPLTADVSTRICRHMNNDHAEAVLAYARHYGGITAPTNARMVAVTPDDMELEVDGESVRIRFDHSLTDSEDAHRTLVTMLRAMPNDKD encoded by the coding sequence ATGCCAGCTGATCCCCTAACCGCCGACGTCAGCACTCGGATCTGCCGACACATGAATAACGATCACGCTGAGGCGGTCTTGGCCTACGCGCGTCACTACGGGGGCATCACAGCCCCGACCAACGCACGCATGGTGGCCGTCACCCCCGACGACATGGAGCTGGAGGTTGATGGCGAGAGCGTTCGCATTCGCTTCGATCACAGCCTCACCGACAGCGAAGATGCCCATCGCACGCTGGTCACGATGCTTCGGGCCATGCCGAACGACAAGGACTGA
- a CDS encoding FGGY-family carbohydrate kinase: protein MGESPLVLGIDLGTSGIRVAVLDRQTTILHSQSSRYRTGLTQPEDWQQGCRELIRAIPECMRSRLVALAVDGTSGTLLACEANGTPISRALRYSEAFPAHTEQLQQLVPEGGPAASSSSSLARGLRLMEQYGQDLLLRHQADWLNGWLLNDWRWGEEGNNVRLGWDLERNAWLPGLIDQAWGQALPQICPSGSRLGLIDAERANELDLPHQLQVIAGTTDSNAAVLAADPGDDDGITVLGTTLVMKRFTDRPIRGPGITLHRVGGRWLCGGASNAGGGVLSKLFDPSVLQELSRQIDPESDSGLCLRPYPGPGERFPVDNPNLQPVLEPRPVSDALYLHGLLEGLAEIEQQGWRCLTELGAPAPRRVISLGGGARNPQWRRLRERRLKIPVVSCFRPPAAGAARLALDAVAR, encoded by the coding sequence ATGGGTGAGAGCCCGCTGGTACTGGGCATCGACCTCGGGACCAGCGGCATCAGGGTTGCCGTGCTTGATCGGCAGACAACGATTCTGCACAGCCAATCCTCGCGCTATCGAACGGGTCTGACGCAACCGGAAGACTGGCAGCAGGGATGCCGGGAGCTCATCCGGGCCATCCCGGAGTGCATGCGCTCCAGACTCGTAGCCCTCGCAGTGGATGGCACATCGGGCACCCTGTTGGCCTGCGAGGCCAATGGAACCCCGATTAGCCGAGCTCTCCGGTACTCCGAAGCCTTTCCAGCCCACACGGAACAACTTCAACAGCTCGTTCCAGAAGGAGGGCCAGCCGCCAGCTCGAGCAGCAGCCTGGCTCGAGGCCTGCGGCTGATGGAACAGTACGGCCAAGATCTGCTGCTTCGGCATCAGGCGGACTGGCTGAACGGTTGGCTTCTCAACGACTGGCGATGGGGAGAGGAAGGCAACAACGTGCGGCTGGGATGGGATCTCGAGCGCAACGCCTGGCTGCCTGGACTGATCGACCAGGCATGGGGGCAAGCCCTGCCCCAGATCTGTCCCAGCGGATCAAGGCTCGGGCTCATTGACGCTGAACGTGCCAATGAGCTGGATCTGCCGCATCAGCTTCAAGTCATCGCTGGGACAACGGATTCCAATGCAGCCGTTCTGGCGGCGGATCCCGGAGACGACGATGGCATCACCGTGTTGGGGACCACGTTGGTGATGAAGCGCTTCACCGATCGACCCATCCGGGGACCGGGGATCACCCTACACCGGGTGGGTGGACGCTGGCTCTGTGGAGGGGCTTCCAACGCCGGCGGTGGCGTGCTCAGCAAGCTGTTTGATCCCAGTGTTCTCCAGGAACTCAGCCGTCAGATTGACCCGGAGTCCGACAGTGGCCTGTGCCTGCGGCCATACCCTGGCCCTGGAGAGCGCTTTCCCGTCGACAATCCCAACCTTCAACCCGTTCTGGAGCCACGACCAGTCAGCGACGCGCTTTATCTCCACGGATTGCTTGAAGGGTTGGCGGAGATCGAACAACAGGGCTGGCGTTGCCTGACTGAACTGGGTGCCCCGGCCCCAAGACGGGTGATCAGCCTGGGCGGAGGTGCCCGCAATCCGCAGTGGAGACGTCTTCGCGAACGTCGTCTGAAGATTCCGGTCGTGAGTTGCTTCCGTCCGCCGGCAGCCGGCGCCGCACGTTTGGCACTCGATGCCGTCGCCAGGTAA
- the metK gene encoding methionine adenosyltransferase: protein MSRHVFTSESVTEGHPDKICDQVSDAVLDALLAQDPSSRVACETVVNTGLCMITGEVTSKAQVDFIHLVRNVIREIGYSGARAGGFDANSCAVLVALDQQSPDIAQGVDEADDHEGDPLDRVGAGDQGIMFGYACNETPELMPLPISLAHRLSKRLAEVRHAGTLDYLLPDGKTQVSVVYEDDRPVAIDTILISTQHTAEVAGISDEQGIRDRITEDLWTHVVEPATADLALKPNRADTRYLVNPTGKFVVGGPQGDAGLTGRKIIVDTYGGYARHGGGAFSGKDPTKVDRSAAYAARYVAKCLVASGLAERAEVQLSYAIGVARPVSILVESFGTGKVSNAELTELVQEHFDLRPGAIIESFGLRTLPQQRGGRFYQNTAAYGHFGRNDLKAPWEDVADKSAELLQAEASRLKQGVTV from the coding sequence ATGAGCCGCCACGTGTTCACGTCTGAGTCGGTCACGGAGGGACATCCAGACAAGATCTGCGATCAGGTCAGTGACGCCGTGCTCGATGCACTCCTGGCTCAGGATCCCTCAAGCCGGGTCGCCTGCGAGACCGTGGTGAACACAGGTCTTTGCATGATCACGGGCGAGGTGACGTCCAAAGCCCAGGTGGATTTCATCCATCTGGTTCGCAATGTGATCCGGGAGATTGGCTACAGCGGCGCCAGAGCCGGAGGATTCGATGCCAACAGTTGCGCTGTGCTGGTGGCCCTGGATCAGCAATCGCCGGATATTGCCCAAGGGGTCGATGAAGCCGATGACCATGAAGGTGATCCCCTCGACCGTGTCGGAGCCGGAGATCAGGGAATCATGTTCGGCTATGCCTGCAATGAGACTCCGGAGCTGATGCCGCTGCCAATCAGCCTGGCTCACCGTCTCTCCAAACGTCTGGCCGAGGTTCGCCATGCCGGCACCCTCGACTACCTGCTGCCTGACGGGAAAACCCAGGTCAGCGTCGTCTACGAGGACGACCGACCCGTCGCCATCGACACCATCCTGATCTCCACCCAGCACACCGCCGAGGTGGCCGGCATCAGTGACGAGCAAGGGATCCGGGATCGCATCACAGAGGATCTTTGGACCCATGTCGTGGAACCTGCCACTGCCGATCTCGCCCTCAAGCCCAACCGGGCTGACACAAGGTATCTGGTGAACCCCACCGGAAAATTTGTGGTGGGGGGCCCCCAGGGCGACGCAGGCCTGACCGGCCGCAAGATCATCGTTGACACCTATGGCGGTTACGCCCGTCATGGCGGAGGGGCCTTCTCCGGCAAGGACCCAACCAAGGTGGACCGTTCAGCGGCTTACGCAGCTCGTTACGTGGCCAAATGCCTTGTGGCATCAGGGCTTGCAGAGCGCGCCGAAGTGCAGCTGAGTTACGCCATTGGCGTGGCGCGACCCGTCTCGATCCTGGTCGAGTCCTTCGGTACAGGGAAGGTCTCCAATGCGGAACTCACCGAACTTGTGCAGGAGCACTTCGACCTGCGTCCCGGCGCCATAATCGAAAGCTTCGGCCTGCGAACCCTCCCCCAGCAAAGGGGAGGTCGGTTCTACCAAAACACCGCCGCTTACGGGCACTTCGGACGGAATGATCTCAAGGCCCCCTGGGAAGATGTTGCCGACAAGAGCGCGGAGCTCCTGCAGGCTGAAGCGAGCCGCTTGAAGCAAGGCGTCACCGTCTGA
- a CDS encoding HAD family hydrolase — translation MAELLLKGQPIGRVKGVLFDKDGTLSRSEPHLLKLADDRISQALQIWKTLGRAALSEDALRQQLRDAFGRRDNGLDPAGTLAVAARRDNLTSMATVLCLQGCSWPEASRIASDSFDASDQSPSGLPTISELLPGVDGLIEALNQAAVTMAVISNDTRDGIDQFLSHHDLHKRISGLWSADDAPSKPDPGAVQALCAQCDLQPKDCALIGDAETDLTMATAAGIGVVLGFRGGWAVPPHLPSADHLFERWADLNVKASA, via the coding sequence ATGGCTGAACTGCTGTTGAAGGGTCAGCCCATCGGACGGGTGAAAGGGGTGCTGTTCGATAAGGACGGCACCCTTTCGCGCAGTGAGCCTCACCTGCTGAAGCTTGCGGACGATCGAATTTCGCAAGCACTGCAGATCTGGAAAACATTGGGGAGGGCAGCACTCTCGGAAGATGCCTTGCGGCAACAACTGCGCGATGCGTTCGGCCGACGGGACAACGGTCTCGATCCAGCGGGAACCCTGGCTGTTGCGGCACGGCGTGACAATCTCACCTCGATGGCAACCGTGCTCTGTCTTCAGGGTTGCAGCTGGCCGGAAGCCAGCCGGATCGCATCAGACAGTTTCGACGCAAGCGATCAATCTCCATCAGGCTTGCCGACGATCAGTGAGCTGTTGCCAGGCGTCGATGGCCTGATCGAAGCCCTTAATCAGGCAGCGGTCACGATGGCCGTGATCAGCAATGACACCAGGGACGGGATTGATCAGTTCTTGTCTCACCACGACCTGCACAAGCGGATCAGCGGCCTCTGGAGTGCCGACGACGCACCGTCGAAACCTGATCCCGGCGCCGTGCAGGCGCTCTGCGCGCAGTGTGATCTGCAACCGAAGGACTGTGCCCTGATTGGCGATGCGGAAACGGATCTGACGATGGCCACCGCGGCTGGCATCGGCGTTGTGCTCGGTTTCCGTGGCGGCTGGGCCGTGCCCCCACACCTGCCAAGCGCCGATCATCTTTTTGAACGATGGGCAGATCTGAATGTGAAAGCCTCCGCGTAA
- a CDS encoding 30S ribosomal protein S1 encodes MSATPTEEQVQETPAAEATNASVTTETSADQSSAVDDAEQAFGEDDLSIPEDVPSADDPSSRATSRSLDDAGFTLDEFAALLSKYDYNFKPGDIVNGTVFALESKGAMIDIGAKTAAFMPLQEVSINRVEGLGDVLQPGEIREFFIMSEENEDGQLALSVRRIEYQRAWERVRQLQKEDATIYSEVFATNRGGALVRVEGLRGFIPGSHISTRKPKEELVADFLPLKFLEVDEERNRLVLSHRRALVERKMNRLEVGEVVIGTVRGIKPYGAFIDIGGVSGLLHISEISHEHIETPHSVLNVNDQMKVMIIDLDAERGRISLSTKALEPEPGDMLTDPQKVFDNAEEMAARYKKMLLEQAEEGEEGLGVMMV; translated from the coding sequence ATGTCCGCGACGCCCACCGAAGAGCAGGTTCAGGAAACTCCAGCAGCTGAAGCGACAAACGCCTCTGTGACCACTGAGACATCAGCGGATCAGAGCTCTGCCGTCGACGACGCTGAACAGGCATTCGGCGAGGACGATCTGAGCATCCCTGAGGACGTCCCAAGTGCGGATGACCCAAGCAGCAGAGCCACAAGCCGAAGCCTTGATGATGCCGGGTTCACCCTGGATGAATTTGCTGCTCTTCTAAGCAAGTACGACTACAACTTCAAGCCAGGCGACATCGTTAACGGCACCGTGTTCGCCCTCGAATCCAAGGGCGCCATGATCGATATCGGTGCCAAGACCGCGGCTTTCATGCCACTGCAGGAGGTGTCGATCAACCGGGTCGAAGGGCTCGGTGACGTCCTGCAGCCCGGTGAAATCCGTGAGTTCTTCATCATGAGTGAGGAGAACGAGGACGGTCAACTCGCCCTGTCGGTTCGCCGGATCGAATACCAACGCGCCTGGGAGCGGGTCCGACAACTTCAGAAAGAAGACGCCACGATTTATTCAGAGGTCTTTGCCACCAACCGTGGTGGTGCACTGGTGAGGGTTGAAGGACTGAGAGGCTTCATTCCCGGCTCTCACATCAGCACCCGCAAGCCGAAGGAAGAGCTGGTTGCAGACTTCCTGCCGCTGAAGTTCCTGGAAGTGGATGAGGAGCGCAATCGCCTGGTGCTCAGCCATCGGAGGGCGCTGGTCGAACGCAAGATGAATCGCCTCGAGGTGGGAGAAGTGGTCATCGGAACCGTTCGAGGCATCAAGCCCTACGGCGCTTTCATTGATATCGGCGGTGTGAGCGGCCTGCTTCACATTTCAGAGATCAGCCATGAACACATCGAAACGCCGCACTCGGTGCTGAACGTCAACGATCAGATGAAGGTGATGATCATCGATCTCGATGCGGAACGGGGAAGGATTTCGCTCTCCACCAAAGCGCTGGAACCCGAACCGGGCGACATGCTGACCGATCCGCAGAAGGTCTTCGACAACGCCGAGGAAATGGCCGCTCGCTACAAGAAGATGTTGCTGGAGCAGGCTGAGGAAGGCGAGGAAGGCCTTGGAGTGATGATGGTCTGA
- the nrdR gene encoding transcriptional regulator NrdR, which produces MQCPSCQNTDSRVLESRAADSGRSVRRRRECLNCEFRFTTYERVETVPITVVKRDGSREIFSRSKLLHGLNRACEKTGLDASRLETMVEELELQLQQRSGRDVSSAEIGELVLAQLKVMSEVAYIRFASVYRQFRGISDFISTLETMNRDETHLAAVG; this is translated from the coding sequence GTGCAGTGCCCCTCCTGCCAGAACACCGATAGTCGTGTGCTCGAATCACGCGCAGCTGATTCCGGTCGCAGTGTGCGGCGACGCCGAGAATGTCTCAACTGCGAGTTCCGGTTCACCACCTACGAGCGGGTGGAAACCGTTCCAATCACCGTTGTCAAACGCGATGGCAGCCGTGAGATCTTCAGTCGCAGCAAGCTTCTGCACGGTCTGAACAGAGCGTGTGAAAAAACCGGTCTCGACGCTTCCCGGCTCGAAACGATGGTTGAAGAGCTGGAACTGCAGCTGCAGCAACGCAGCGGACGGGATGTCAGCAGCGCCGAGATTGGCGAACTGGTGCTGGCTCAGCTCAAGGTGATGAGTGAAGTGGCCTACATCCGTTTCGCCTCGGTGTATCGACAGTTCCGCGGCATCAGCGATTTCATTTCGACTCTGGAAACCATGAATCGGGACGAGACGCACCTCGCGGCCGTCGGCTGA
- a CDS encoding photosystem II reaction center protein T — MESFAYILILTFAIATLFFAIAFRDPPKIGK, encoded by the coding sequence ATGGAAAGCTTCGCTTACATCCTCATCCTCACCTTCGCGATCGCGACTTTGTTTTTCGCAATCGCCTTCCGAGATCCTCCAAAGATCGGTAAATAG
- the psbB gene encoding photosystem II chlorophyll-binding protein CP47, with protein MGLPWYRVHTVVINDPGRLLAVHLMHTALVAGWAGSMALYELAIFDPSDPVLNPMWRQGMFVMPFMSRLGVTGSWGGWSITGETGVDPGFWSFEGVAAAHIIFSGLLMLAAIWHWTYWDLEIWQDPRTGEPALDLPKIFGIHLLLAGLGCFGFGAFHLTGVFGPGMWISDPYGITGHLEPVQPAWGPEGFNPFNPGGIVAHHIAAGIVGIIAGIFHITTRPPERLYKALRMGNIETVLASAIAAVFFAAFIVAGTMWYGSAATPVELFGPTRYQWDQSYFKTEINRRVQTAMDDGATREEAYAAIPEKLAFYDYVGNSPAKGGLFRVGPMVNGDGLPTSWLGHIVFTDRDGRELQVRRLPNFFENFPVVLEDEQGIVRADIPFRRAEAKYSFEQQGVTAQVFGGALDGQTFSDPADVKRLARKSQLGEAFDFDRETYNSDGVFRSSPRGWFTFGHATFALLFFFGHIWHGARTLYRDVFAGIDPDLGDQVEFGLFAKLGDQTTRRLPDGYVPPAGTPLK; from the coding sequence ATGGGATTGCCCTGGTATCGGGTGCACACCGTCGTTATCAACGATCCGGGCCGACTTCTGGCCGTGCACCTCATGCATACAGCCCTGGTCGCCGGCTGGGCCGGCTCCATGGCCCTCTACGAACTTGCCATCTTTGACCCCTCAGATCCGGTTCTGAATCCGATGTGGCGTCAGGGGATGTTCGTCATGCCCTTCATGTCCCGACTCGGGGTCACAGGCAGCTGGGGCGGCTGGAGCATCACAGGAGAAACAGGTGTCGATCCTGGTTTCTGGAGCTTTGAAGGGGTCGCAGCAGCCCACATCATTTTCAGTGGCCTTCTGATGCTGGCCGCGATCTGGCACTGGACCTACTGGGATCTCGAAATCTGGCAGGACCCGCGCACCGGGGAGCCAGCCCTTGATCTTCCCAAGATTTTCGGGATTCACCTCCTTCTTGCAGGCCTGGGATGCTTCGGCTTCGGAGCCTTCCACCTCACAGGTGTTTTCGGTCCCGGGATGTGGATCTCAGACCCATACGGAATCACCGGACATCTTGAACCTGTTCAACCCGCTTGGGGACCAGAGGGTTTTAACCCCTTTAATCCGGGAGGAATCGTTGCCCACCACATCGCTGCAGGCATCGTCGGAATCATCGCGGGAATCTTCCACATCACGACCCGACCCCCCGAGAGGCTCTACAAAGCCCTCCGGATGGGAAACATCGAAACCGTCCTGGCCAGTGCCATCGCAGCTGTTTTCTTCGCTGCCTTCATCGTGGCTGGAACCATGTGGTACGGCTCCGCTGCCACACCGGTTGAGCTGTTCGGACCGACTCGTTATCAGTGGGACCAGAGCTATTTCAAAACCGAAATCAACCGTCGCGTTCAAACGGCGATGGACGATGGAGCAACACGGGAGGAAGCCTACGCAGCCATTCCTGAAAAACTTGCCTTCTATGACTACGTCGGTAACAGCCCTGCGAAGGGCGGTCTGTTCCGGGTCGGACCGATGGTGAATGGTGATGGCCTTCCCACGTCGTGGCTTGGTCACATCGTGTTCACAGATCGCGATGGCAGAGAGCTCCAGGTTCGTCGTCTTCCGAACTTCTTCGAAAACTTCCCTGTTGTCCTCGAAGATGAGCAGGGAATTGTCCGCGCCGACATCCCCTTCCGTCGTGCTGAAGCGAAGTACTCCTTCGAGCAGCAGGGTGTGACGGCTCAGGTGTTTGGAGGAGCCCTCGATGGTCAAACATTCAGCGACCCAGCTGACGTGAAGCGTCTGGCTCGTAAATCTCAGCTCGGCGAGGCCTTCGACTTCGACAGAGAGACTTACAACTCCGACGGTGTCTTCAGGAGTTCACCCCGAGGTTGGTTCACCTTCGGTCACGCAACCTTTGCATTGCTGTTCTTCTTCGGACACATCTGGCACGGTGCCCGAACCCTGTATCGCGATGTGTTCGCGGGTATTGACCCCGATCTTGGCGATCAGGTTGAGTTCGGCCTCTTCGCCAAGCTCGGTGACCAAACCACCCGCCGTCTTCCCGATGGTTACGTTCCCCCCGCGGGAACTCCACTCAAATAA